In the genome of Campylobacter helveticus, the window TCTTAGCGTTTCTAGCTTAAGTGCGAAAGAGGCGTTTAATTTCCCAAAAGATAAGCAAAAAGCTCTTTTGCTTTCAAGTTCTGGCTATAAGGATACGGGCTATTTAAATCACGCTCTTCCTTGGCTTAAGGAATTTGTGGAGAAAAATAAGCTCAAAGGCAAAAAAGTCGCTTTTATCCCTTATGCTGGAGTGAGAAAAAGTTATGACGCCTACGAAAAGCAAGTAAAAAAAGCGCTTAAAAGTCTTGATGTAAAAATCATCAGCGTGCATAAGGGCAAAGCAGCAGATATTATCAAGAATGCAGATGCTATTTTTGTCGGTGGGGGAAATACCTTTGAGCTTGTCAATCAGCTTTACAAAAATGAACTTGTCGAGCTTATCGCCAAGAGGGTAAGCGAGGGTGTGCCTTATGTAGGCTGGTCGGCTGGCTCAAATGTCGCAGGTGCTACTATGCAAACAACAAATGATATGCCTATCGCAGAGCCTGAGTCTTTTAATACCTTTAACATCTTTCCACATCAAATAAATCCGCATTTTATTTCAGGAAAACCTGTGGGACATAATGGCGAGAGTAGGGAGGAAAGATTGGAGGAATTTTTAATTCTTAATCCAAAATCCATCGTTTATGCTCTTCCTGAGGGTGTAGCCTTACTTATCGATGGTAAAAAGGTCAAGGTTTTAGGTATGGATAAAGAGGCTCCACTTTTAAAACTAGAGCATAAAAAAGACATCTCTAAAATCGCCATAGATAGCGAATTTGACTACTAAAATATGAGGCAATGCTATATGCACTGCCTCACTTGTTTTTTAATTCTTCTATAATTTTTAGTAAGCTTTCAAAAGAATCGATAGCCTCGGGCTTGATTTGATAGCTGCCATTGACGACAAAAGCCGGTGTTCCGTAGTTTTTAGCAACTCCATTAGCCCACTCAAAACGCTCT includes:
- the pepE gene encoding dipeptidase PepE is translated as MKRRMILKVGVASLAALCLSVSSLSAKEAFNFPKDKQKALLLSSSGYKDTGYLNHALPWLKEFVEKNKLKGKKVAFIPYAGVRKSYDAYEKQVKKALKSLDVKIISVHKGKAADIIKNADAIFVGGGNTFELVNQLYKNELVELIAKRVSEGVPYVGWSAGSNVAGATMQTTNDMPIAEPESFNTFNIFPHQINPHFISGKPVGHNGESREERLEEFLILNPKSIVYALPEGVALLIDGKKVKVLGMDKEAPLLKLEHKKDISKIAIDSEFDY